One Streptomyces sp. NBC_00102 DNA segment encodes these proteins:
- a CDS encoding alpha/beta hydrolase, whose protein sequence is MNPSFETSPTLTAWRALLAIAVVFVMMATTGWTAVRHQPSDEPRVRALAAWAHARAGGRPVPSLDAPATAIARFFASLSAAQRLSLADQYPLVVGNLNGAPVALRYRANRHALRDATAVEQRRTHDPGLSPDGRTGARMRLERFRGMLAGDRQILSFDPSGRGRAAEVFGDLDRAERVSVVVPGVDTQLLTLERENRPYSAPVGMAKSLYAAERDARPTARTAVIAWADYTAPAGIGMDAVLGGLAAQGSLRLNALVAALPGKATVALVCHSYGSVVCGVAAHRLPSRVTDIAVAGSPGMRSTSEAALGTNARVWAMRDRDDWIADVPNLEVGGLGHGADPVDPEFGARIVSAGDAQGHSGYFEPGTESLRNFAAIGVGSYTTVGCARADRECRSGISGGTDV, encoded by the coding sequence GTGAATCCCTCCTTCGAAACCTCACCCACCCTGACCGCATGGCGCGCGCTGCTCGCCATAGCCGTCGTGTTCGTGATGATGGCGACCACCGGGTGGACCGCCGTACGTCATCAGCCCTCCGACGAGCCGCGCGTCCGGGCGTTGGCCGCCTGGGCGCACGCCCGGGCGGGGGGCCGGCCCGTTCCGTCCCTGGACGCCCCGGCCACGGCGATAGCCCGGTTCTTCGCCTCGCTCTCCGCCGCGCAGCGGCTCTCGCTGGCCGATCAGTATCCCCTCGTGGTCGGCAACCTCAACGGCGCGCCGGTCGCTCTGCGTTACCGGGCGAACCGCCATGCGCTGCGGGACGCGACCGCGGTGGAGCAGCGCCGGACACACGATCCGGGGCTCTCGCCGGACGGCCGTACCGGGGCCCGGATGCGGCTGGAGCGCTTCCGGGGCATGCTCGCGGGCGACCGGCAGATCCTGTCCTTCGACCCGTCCGGCCGGGGCCGCGCGGCCGAGGTCTTCGGCGATCTGGACCGGGCCGAGCGGGTCTCCGTGGTGGTCCCGGGCGTGGACACGCAACTGCTGACGCTGGAGCGGGAGAACCGCCCGTACAGCGCGCCGGTCGGCATGGCGAAGTCCCTCTACGCCGCCGAGCGGGACGCCCGGCCCACCGCCCGTACCGCGGTGATCGCCTGGGCCGACTACACCGCACCGGCCGGGATCGGCATGGACGCGGTTCTCGGCGGGCTCGCCGCACAGGGGTCGCTGCGGCTGAACGCGCTGGTGGCCGCCCTGCCGGGGAAGGCCACGGTCGCGCTGGTCTGCCACAGCTACGGCTCCGTGGTGTGCGGGGTCGCGGCGCACCGGCTGCCGTCCCGGGTCACCGACATCGCCGTCGCCGGCAGTCCCGGCATGCGGTCCACGAGCGAGGCGGCGCTGGGCACGAACGCCCGGGTGTGGGCGATGCGCGACCGCGACGACTGGATCGCGGACGTGCCCAATCTGGAAGTCGGCGGGCTGGGGCACGGTGCCGATCCGGTCGACCCGGAGTTCGGGGCGCGGATCGTCTCGGCGGGCGACGCGCAGGGCCACAGCGGTTACTTCGAGCCCGGTACGGAGAGTCTGCGCAACTTCGCGGCGATCGGAGTCGGCTCATACACGACGGTCGGCTGCGCACGTGCGGATCGCGAGTGCCGCAGCGGTATTTCCGGTGGAACAGATGTCTGA
- a CDS encoding DUF4429 domain-containing protein, which yields MGDVLAGIHATWEFDTDSVLIRFERGIRTPKLFQSLRERRIPYAALSAVGLTPGKRGTVVLHASPRPGADPLMEAAAGQLKDGSDPYRLVLPADREILAEYYRDELRARLDPDSGQPADRFLVAAPEGPLRFKAYDGRASFDGERVSFRWSWTGASSAKWRAGDQSFPVERVAGVEWRSPEAFEGYLRLLTHPSDASAAAPAQPCVTSPGELPGGGVPVRPAQADQDPAAVLFGLGYGPVHESLPFAAAVLESARRRPSVPVPTSLVPVGAARRDPADIAERIRHLGELHQAGLVTDVEFSAKKAELLAEL from the coding sequence ATGGGTGATGTGCTGGCCGGAATTCATGCCACCTGGGAGTTCGACACCGACTCCGTGCTCATCCGCTTCGAACGGGGCATCCGTACGCCGAAGCTCTTCCAGAGCCTGCGGGAGCGACGCATTCCGTATGCGGCGCTGTCGGCGGTCGGTCTGACTCCGGGCAAGCGGGGCACGGTGGTTCTGCACGCCTCGCCGAGACCCGGTGCCGACCCGCTGATGGAGGCGGCGGCCGGTCAGTTGAAGGACGGCTCCGATCCCTACCGGTTGGTCCTGCCCGCCGACCGGGAGATCCTCGCGGAGTACTACCGGGACGAGTTGCGGGCCCGGCTGGACCCGGATTCCGGGCAGCCCGCGGACCGCTTCCTGGTCGCGGCACCGGAGGGCCCCCTGCGGTTCAAGGCGTACGACGGGCGGGCCAGCTTCGACGGGGAGCGGGTCTCCTTCCGCTGGTCGTGGACGGGTGCGTCCAGCGCCAAGTGGCGTGCGGGCGACCAGTCGTTCCCGGTGGAGCGGGTGGCCGGAGTGGAGTGGCGTTCCCCGGAGGCATTCGAGGGCTATCTGCGGCTGCTGACCCATCCGTCCGACGCCTCGGCGGCCGCCCCCGCCCAGCCGTGCGTCACCTCTCCCGGCGAACTGCCCGGGGGCGGGGTGCCGGTGCGTCCCGCCCAGGCCGACCAGGACCCGGCGGCCGTGCTCTTCGGCCTGGGTTACGGCCCGGTGCACGAGTCGCTGCCGTTCGCGGCGGCGGTCCTGGAGTCCGCGCGCCGCAGGCCGTCCGTACCCGTACCGACCTCGCTGGTACCGGTCGGCGCGGCGCGGCGCGATCCGGCGGACATCGCGGAGCGGATCCGCCACCTGGGCGAGCTGCATCAGGCGGGGCTGGTGACGGACGTGGAGTTCAGCGCCAAGAAGGCGGAGTTGCTGGCGGAGTTGTAG
- a CDS encoding GNAT family N-acetyltransferase has protein sequence MPEGTRVRESVVRRADRPGDLGWIVMAHGELYHRQFGWNTGFESLVAKIVAEYAAGRDQDAEAAWIAEVDGERAGCVMLVADDTHPTHRTAKLRTLLVTPAARGLGTGTRLVAEALAFARAAGYRSVSLWTTDNLVSARRIYQSFGFTLTEEQPHRGFGHDLVGQTWTLEELGAPQAPGRSVGQAVVWK, from the coding sequence ATGCCGGAGGGAACCCGTGTGCGGGAGAGCGTGGTCCGCCGCGCGGACAGGCCCGGCGACCTGGGCTGGATCGTGATGGCCCACGGCGAGCTGTACCACCGGCAGTTCGGCTGGAACACCGGGTTCGAGTCCCTGGTCGCCAAGATCGTCGCCGAGTACGCGGCGGGGCGCGACCAGGACGCCGAAGCGGCCTGGATCGCAGAGGTGGACGGGGAACGCGCGGGCTGCGTGATGCTCGTCGCCGACGACACGCACCCCACACACCGCACGGCCAAACTGCGCACCCTGCTGGTGACCCCGGCGGCCCGGGGGCTCGGCACGGGCACCCGCCTCGTGGCGGAGGCCCTGGCCTTCGCCCGCGCGGCCGGCTACCGGAGCGTGTCGCTGTGGACCACCGACAACCTCGTGTCCGCGCGCCGGATCTACCAGTCCTTCGGCTTCACCCTCACCGAGGAGCAACCCCACCGGGGCTTCGGCCACGACCTCGTCGGCCAGACCTGGACCCTGGAGGAGCTGGGAGCCCCGCAGGCACCGGGCCGCAGCGTCGGCCAGGCCGTGGTCTGGAAGTAG
- a CDS encoding TetR family transcriptional regulator — protein MPPRATNPSPRETELLEAAYAYALDHGLNDLSLRPLAEAIGSSTRVLMFLFGNKDGLVRALLERARADELALLAGLRGPEHPVGLAAAADAVWAWLAADEHRPLLRLWAEAYARSLVEPDGPWAGFARRTVDDWLDVLAGSQPRTERDTGEGIAERTLTLAVLRGALLDLLATDDRDRVTAAVRRWLPPPQPPEPGAC, from the coding sequence ATGCCCCCCAGAGCCACAAACCCGTCCCCCCGCGAGACAGAGCTGCTCGAAGCCGCGTACGCGTACGCGCTCGACCACGGCCTGAACGATCTGTCCCTGCGTCCCCTGGCCGAGGCCATCGGCTCCAGCACCCGCGTCCTGATGTTCCTCTTCGGCAACAAGGACGGGCTGGTACGGGCGCTGCTGGAGAGGGCGCGCGCCGACGAACTGGCCCTGCTGGCCGGACTCCGCGGCCCCGAGCACCCCGTCGGCCTCGCCGCCGCCGCGGACGCGGTGTGGGCGTGGCTGGCCGCCGACGAACACCGGCCGCTGCTGCGCCTGTGGGCCGAGGCGTACGCCCGCTCCCTCGTCGAGCCGGACGGCCCCTGGGCGGGATTCGCCAGGCGCACCGTGGACGACTGGCTCGACGTCCTCGCCGGCTCTCAGCCGCGGACGGAACGCGACACCGGGGAGGGGATCGCCGAGCGCACGCTGACGCTGGCCGTACTGCGCGGGGCTCTCCTCGACCTGCTCGCCACCGACGACCGGGATCGGGTGACCGCCGCCGTCCGCCGGTGGCTGCCACCGCCACAGCCCCCGGAACCCGGTGCCTGCTGA
- a CDS encoding MFS transporter, with amino-acid sequence MPALLPESAPQRALAASNFVYTLGSGVYLTAGVLYFTQAVHLPASRVGLGLGAAGIVALAVGVAVGHLADRRGARGIYASTLAVQAVATAGFLWADSFWLFVLAVGVASGGKAAGQAARSPLIRHYGGDRPQAFRSYLRAVTNVGISLGALAAGWAVQVGTVPAYRLLVVGNAVAFAASAVILLRLPPVKPVPSTGGPRWAALRDGPYLALTALDGVMNVQFRVLTVAIPLWLVTATTAPHSLISVVVLLNTVTIVLFQVRAGRNVASPAAGGAAYRKAGVAFLASCSLISLSAGTPAWVAVTLLVVAMVIHTIGELWHAAAGFEVSYALAPQHATGQYLGVFGLGAGIAEALGPSLLISLCITWGRPGWYVVGSMFALTGMAAPAAVRWAQRTGARSTVAPPENAVASAPVSSTVSR; translated from the coding sequence ATGCCCGCACTGCTACCGGAGTCCGCACCCCAACGCGCGCTCGCCGCCTCGAACTTCGTCTACACCCTCGGCAGCGGTGTCTATCTGACCGCCGGAGTCCTCTACTTCACGCAGGCGGTCCATCTCCCGGCCTCCCGGGTGGGGCTCGGGCTCGGTGCGGCGGGGATCGTCGCGCTGGCCGTGGGCGTCGCCGTCGGCCACCTCGCGGACCGGCGCGGTGCACGCGGCATCTACGCGAGCACCCTGGCCGTGCAGGCGGTGGCCACGGCGGGCTTCCTGTGGGCGGACAGTTTCTGGCTGTTCGTCCTCGCGGTGGGCGTGGCCAGTGGTGGCAAGGCGGCCGGTCAGGCTGCCCGCAGCCCGTTGATCCGGCACTACGGAGGGGACCGGCCGCAGGCCTTCCGCTCCTACCTCCGCGCGGTGACCAATGTGGGCATCTCCCTCGGCGCTCTGGCGGCCGGCTGGGCGGTCCAGGTGGGTACGGTCCCGGCCTACCGGCTCCTGGTCGTCGGCAACGCGGTAGCTTTCGCCGCATCGGCGGTGATCCTGCTGCGGCTGCCTCCGGTGAAGCCCGTGCCCAGCACCGGCGGTCCCCGCTGGGCCGCGCTGCGGGACGGCCCGTACCTCGCGCTCACCGCGCTCGACGGTGTGATGAACGTCCAGTTCAGGGTGCTCACGGTGGCGATTCCGCTCTGGCTGGTCACCGCCACCACCGCGCCGCACTCGCTGATCTCGGTCGTGGTCCTGCTCAACACGGTGACCATCGTGCTGTTCCAGGTCCGGGCCGGCCGCAACGTCGCCTCCCCGGCGGCCGGCGGAGCCGCCTACCGCAAGGCTGGGGTGGCCTTCCTCGCCTCCTGTTCCCTGATCTCCCTGTCGGCGGGGACACCTGCCTGGGTCGCCGTCACGCTTCTCGTCGTCGCGATGGTGATCCACACGATCGGCGAACTCTGGCACGCGGCAGCGGGCTTCGAGGTGTCCTACGCCCTCGCCCCGCAGCACGCCACCGGTCAGTACCTCGGCGTGTTCGGCCTGGGCGCCGGAATCGCCGAGGCCCTCGGGCCGTCCCTGCTGATCTCGCTCTGCATCACCTGGGGGCGCCCGGGCTGGTACGTCGTCGGGTCGATGTTCGCGCTCACGGGCATGGCCGCCCCGGCCGCCGTCCGCTGGGCGCAGCGCACGGGTGCCCGTTCCACCGTAGCCCCGCCGGAAAACGCGGTGGCCTCCGCGCCGGTCTCCTCTACGGTGAGTCGATGA
- the cpt gene encoding chloramphenicol phosphotransferase CPT yields the protein MTTQVIVLNGGSSSGKSGIVRCLQAVLPEPWLAAAIDTLVDSLPASMRTSDGGIEFTADGGVNVGSEFRRLEAAWMEGVAATARAGARVIVDDVFLGGAESQAHWQKALVGLDVLWVGVRCASEVASGREIARGDRARGMAAAQAESVHRGVVYDLEVDTTRSESLECARVIAARAA from the coding sequence ATGACGACTCAGGTGATCGTGTTGAACGGCGGTTCCAGCTCCGGCAAGTCCGGGATCGTCCGGTGTCTCCAGGCGGTGCTGCCGGAGCCGTGGCTGGCCGCCGCGATCGACACCCTGGTGGACTCGCTGCCCGCGTCGATGCGGACGTCCGACGGGGGCATCGAGTTCACCGCGGACGGCGGGGTGAACGTCGGTTCGGAGTTCCGCAGGCTGGAGGCGGCCTGGATGGAGGGCGTCGCGGCGACGGCCCGTGCGGGTGCCCGGGTGATCGTCGACGACGTCTTCCTCGGCGGCGCGGAATCCCAGGCGCACTGGCAGAAGGCCCTCGTGGGGCTGGACGTGCTGTGGGTCGGGGTCAGGTGCGCGAGCGAGGTCGCCTCGGGCCGGGAGATCGCGCGCGGCGACCGTGCGCGGGGCATGGCCGCGGCCCAGGCGGAATCGGTCCACCGGGGCGTGGTCTACGACCTGGAGGTCGACACCACGCGTTCGGAGTCGCTGGAGTGCGCCCGGGTCATCGCCGCCCGCGCCGCCTGA
- a CDS encoding aldo/keto reductase, giving the protein MTENTLPTVQLGADGPQVGVQGLGCMGMSEFYGATDEMAAHDTLHTALDAGVTLFDTADIYGRGANEEFLASFVGTNRDRITLATKFAIERSDDPEYRAVRNDAAYIKQAVEASLRRLGTDVIDLYYMHRYDPRVPFAESVGAMAELIKEGKVKQLGLSEVTGPELREAHAVHPIAALQSEWSLFSRDLERSAVPAAAELGVTLVPYSPLGRGFLTGAFADAGKELGKDDFRQYQPRFTGDNAKNNAALLEPVRRIAEAHGATPAQVALAWVHQRAQVHGLTVVPIPGTRKSTRLLENLGAVRIHLTPEELAELEPIAGQVAGDRYPDMSSTAAAREK; this is encoded by the coding sequence ATGACGGAGAACACCCTTCCCACCGTGCAGCTCGGAGCGGACGGACCGCAGGTCGGCGTCCAGGGACTCGGCTGCATGGGCATGAGCGAGTTCTACGGCGCGACCGACGAGATGGCCGCCCACGACACCCTGCACACCGCCCTGGACGCGGGGGTCACCCTCTTCGACACCGCCGACATCTACGGACGCGGCGCCAACGAGGAGTTCCTCGCCTCGTTCGTCGGGACCAACCGCGACCGGATCACTCTGGCAACCAAGTTCGCCATCGAGCGGTCCGACGACCCGGAGTACCGGGCCGTACGCAACGACGCGGCCTACATCAAGCAGGCGGTGGAGGCGAGCCTGCGCCGCCTCGGCACCGACGTGATCGACCTCTACTACATGCACCGTTACGACCCGCGGGTCCCGTTCGCCGAGTCCGTCGGCGCGATGGCCGAGCTGATCAAGGAGGGCAAGGTCAAGCAGCTCGGGCTGAGCGAGGTGACCGGGCCGGAGCTGCGCGAGGCGCACGCGGTGCACCCGATCGCCGCCCTCCAGTCGGAGTGGTCGCTCTTCAGCCGGGACCTGGAGCGCAGCGCGGTACCGGCGGCGGCCGAGCTGGGCGTCACCCTGGTGCCGTACTCGCCGCTCGGCCGGGGCTTCCTGACCGGGGCGTTCGCGGACGCCGGCAAGGAACTGGGGAAGGACGACTTCCGGCAGTACCAGCCCCGCTTCACGGGCGACAACGCGAAGAACAACGCGGCCCTGCTGGAGCCGGTCCGCCGGATCGCCGAGGCACACGGCGCGACCCCCGCGCAGGTGGCGCTCGCCTGGGTGCACCAGCGCGCCCAGGTGCACGGCCTGACCGTCGTACCGATCCCCGGCACCCGCAAGTCCACCCGGCTGCTGGAGAACCTCGGCGCGGTCCGGATCCACCTCACCCCCGAGGAGCTGGCGGAGCTGGAGCCGATCGCCGGCCAGGTGGCGGGCGACCGCTACCCGGACATGAGCAGCACGGCGGCGGCGCGGGAGAAGTAG
- a CDS encoding MerR family transcriptional regulator, whose protein sequence is MTVTQSTSVRPVPRQAAPTGRTVRYTISEVAARTGLTAHTLRWYERIGLMPHVDRSQTGQRRFTDKDLDWLAFVGKLRLTGMPVADMVRYAELLREGEHTFDERQELLEATRRDVRARIAELHDTLTVLDYKIDFYASARRAPERPCG, encoded by the coding sequence ATGACGGTGACGCAGAGCACGTCCGTACGGCCCGTGCCCCGGCAGGCTGCCCCGACGGGGCGGACGGTCCGGTACACGATCAGCGAGGTGGCCGCCCGCACCGGGCTCACCGCGCACACCCTGCGCTGGTACGAGCGGATCGGCCTGATGCCGCACGTGGACCGCTCGCAGACCGGACAGCGGCGGTTCACCGACAAGGACCTCGACTGGCTGGCCTTCGTGGGCAAGCTCCGGCTGACCGGCATGCCGGTGGCCGACATGGTCCGGTACGCGGAGCTGCTGCGCGAGGGCGAGCACACCTTCGACGAGAGGCAGGAGCTGCTGGAGGCGACCCGCCGCGACGTACGGGCGCGGATCGCGGAGCTCCACGACACGCTCACCGTGCTCGACTACAAGATCGACTTCTACGCGAGCGCCCGACGGGCGCCGGAAAGGCCGTGTGGCTGA
- a CDS encoding serine hydrolase — translation MQSLAQIENWPVPTAAAAVVRADGTVLGTHGDTAHRFPLASVTKPLAAYAALVAYEEGAVELDEPAGPEGSTVRHLLAHTSGLAFDEHRATAPAGTRRLYSNAGFEVLGEHLAKASGIPFADYAREAVFAPLGMASTTIDGSPAKDGVSTVDDLVRFVAEVQAPRLLDPRTVLEAQTVVHPGLKGVLPGYGHQNPNDWGLGFEIRDSKSPHWTGTASSPATFGHFGQSGTFLWIDPVAGLACVALTDRAFGPWAAEAWTPFTDAVLAEAGR, via the coding sequence ATGCAGAGCCTGGCACAGATCGAGAACTGGCCCGTCCCCACCGCGGCAGCCGCCGTCGTCCGCGCGGACGGCACTGTCCTCGGTACGCACGGTGACACCGCGCACCGCTTCCCGCTCGCCTCGGTGACGAAGCCCCTGGCGGCGTACGCGGCACTCGTGGCGTACGAGGAGGGGGCCGTGGAGCTGGACGAACCGGCCGGACCGGAGGGCTCGACCGTCCGCCACCTGCTCGCCCACACCAGCGGCCTCGCCTTCGACGAGCACCGGGCGACGGCCCCGGCGGGTACGCGGCGCCTCTACTCCAACGCCGGCTTCGAGGTCCTCGGCGAGCACCTCGCCAAGGCGTCCGGCATCCCCTTCGCGGACTACGCCCGCGAGGCGGTCTTCGCACCGCTGGGGATGGCTTCCACCACCATCGACGGCTCCCCCGCCAAGGACGGCGTCTCGACCGTGGACGACCTGGTCCGCTTCGTCGCCGAGGTCCAGGCACCCCGGCTTCTGGACCCGCGCACGGTGCTGGAGGCGCAGACCGTCGTGCACCCCGGGCTCAAGGGCGTACTGCCCGGGTACGGCCACCAGAACCCCAACGACTGGGGCCTCGGCTTCGAGATCCGCGACTCCAAGTCCCCGCACTGGACCGGTACCGCCTCCTCCCCCGCGACTTTCGGCCACTTCGGCCAGTCCGGCACCTTCCTCTGGATCGACCCGGTCGCGGGCCTGGCCTGCGTCGCCCTGACCGACCGCGCCTTCGGCCCCTGGGCGGCCGAGGCGTGGACGCCGTTCACCGACGCGGTACTGGCGGAGGCGGGCCGGTAG
- a CDS encoding bifunctional 2-polyprenyl-6-hydroxyphenol methylase/3-demethylubiquinol 3-O-methyltransferase UbiG, translating into MNPAPRGGASEGGGRYGEAFFRPEQAGEGERIDYGALAYDDISLARLRALGAGPGWRCLDVGAGTGTVSRRLLGEAGVESVLAVDRDVRFLGERPVPGLDLLEADITAPGFVSGQYDLVHARFVLMHLAEHESLIPALAELVAPGGVLVLSDAVDLTSDRTPDTPYTTAMRAMWQGLRASIGTDVSWVPSYPHLLRGAGLEPVAAEIHVPPLQPGSPLSRFWADTWERSRPAMLATGLVDDTAVDAAIRYLVSDECAALSAGMLTAWGWKPGKRSSGP; encoded by the coding sequence GTGAACCCCGCGCCGCGCGGGGGCGCTTCAGAGGGCGGCGGCCGCTACGGTGAGGCGTTCTTCCGCCCCGAGCAGGCGGGCGAGGGGGAGCGCATCGACTACGGCGCCCTCGCCTACGACGACATCAGCCTCGCGCGCTTGCGGGCGCTCGGGGCCGGGCCGGGGTGGCGCTGCCTCGACGTGGGCGCGGGCACGGGCACGGTCTCCCGCCGTCTGCTGGGCGAGGCCGGGGTGGAGAGCGTACTCGCCGTCGACCGCGACGTACGGTTCCTCGGCGAGCGGCCGGTTCCCGGGCTCGACCTGCTGGAGGCCGACATCACCGCCCCGGGCTTCGTCTCCGGCCAGTACGACCTCGTCCACGCCCGCTTCGTCCTGATGCACCTGGCCGAACACGAGAGCCTGATCCCCGCACTGGCCGAACTCGTCGCACCTGGTGGGGTGTTGGTGCTCAGCGACGCGGTGGACCTGACCAGCGACCGTACGCCCGACACCCCGTACACCACGGCGATGCGGGCGATGTGGCAGGGGCTGCGGGCCTCCATCGGCACCGATGTGTCCTGGGTGCCGTCGTACCCGCACCTGCTGCGCGGGGCGGGGCTTGAACCCGTCGCCGCCGAGATCCACGTACCGCCGCTCCAGCCGGGCAGCCCCCTCAGCCGCTTCTGGGCGGACACGTGGGAGCGCAGCCGGCCCGCGATGCTCGCCACCGGCCTGGTGGACGACACCGCCGTCGACGCGGCGATCCGCTACCTGGTCTCCGACGAGTGCGCCGCGCTCTCGGCCGGAATGCTCACGGCGTGGGGGTGGAAGCCCGGGAAGCGCAGTTCCGGTCCCTGA
- a CDS encoding ATP-binding protein yields the protein MGEHSARHLRRILRLYLVDRGLLDLAGAAELALTELIANVVRHVPGRHCQLCIYLMGDEGVRVEVTDSSPELPTATVRDALDEGGRGLLLVDAVADKWGVDVREDGGGKTVWFECLAGGGGAAGGG from the coding sequence ATGGGCGAGCATTCCGCCCGGCATCTCCGTCGCATCCTGCGGCTCTACCTCGTCGACCGGGGTCTTCTCGATCTGGCCGGCGCGGCCGAACTCGCGCTCACCGAGCTGATCGCGAATGTCGTCCGCCACGTGCCCGGTCGCCACTGTCAGCTCTGCATCTACCTGATGGGCGACGAGGGGGTGCGCGTGGAGGTCACTGACAGCAGTCCCGAACTGCCTACGGCGACCGTGCGCGACGCGCTCGACGAGGGCGGCAGAGGGCTGCTCCTGGTCGATGCCGTCGCCGACAAGTGGGGTGTGGACGTACGGGAGGACGGCGGCGGCAAGACGGTGTGGTTCGAATGTCTGGCCGGCGGGGGAGGTGCGGCCGGGGGCGGCTGA
- a CDS encoding helix-turn-helix transcriptional regulator — protein sequence MANIQTLDPSTSPLAYYGWELRRQREAANLKQGQLGAIIFCTGSLIGQIETARKVPTRDFSERLDAALGTGGLFSRLIGLVLRSQLPTWFQAYAEMESRATYISTYQSQVVYGLLQTEEYARAVLATGMPEDLDGLLAARMERQRILEQEQPPLAWVILDEAVLTRPIGGRRVMRSQLAKLLELAGHRWMRIQVLPFSAGEHASLAGSFNLLRFENDPDLVYTEDVISGHMTANPETIREASLRYAHLQGAVLTVEKSAALISRVMKERYEDRPGPDEGAVA from the coding sequence GTGGCCAACATCCAGACGCTCGACCCCAGCACCTCGCCGCTGGCCTACTACGGCTGGGAGCTGCGCCGTCAGCGCGAAGCCGCGAACCTCAAACAGGGCCAGCTCGGAGCCATCATCTTCTGTACGGGGTCACTGATCGGCCAGATCGAGACCGCGCGGAAGGTCCCCACCCGGGACTTCTCGGAGCGGCTGGACGCGGCGCTCGGCACGGGCGGGCTGTTCTCCAGGCTGATCGGTCTGGTGCTGCGCAGCCAACTACCCACGTGGTTCCAGGCATACGCGGAGATGGAGTCGCGGGCGACGTACATCTCCACGTATCAGTCACAGGTGGTGTACGGACTCCTCCAGACCGAGGAGTACGCGCGTGCGGTCCTGGCGACCGGCATGCCCGAGGACTTGGACGGCCTGTTGGCCGCGCGCATGGAGCGCCAACGCATCCTGGAGCAGGAACAGCCGCCGCTCGCCTGGGTCATCCTGGACGAGGCGGTGCTCACCCGCCCGATCGGAGGGCGGCGGGTCATGCGAAGCCAACTCGCCAAGTTGTTGGAGCTCGCCGGTCATCGCTGGATGCGCATTCAGGTGCTGCCCTTCTCGGCAGGCGAGCACGCAAGTCTTGCCGGCTCGTTCAATCTCCTGCGCTTCGAGAACGATCCGGACCTCGTGTACACCGAGGACGTCATCTCCGGCCACATGACCGCCAATCCGGAAACCATCCGCGAAGCGTCTCTCCGATACGCTCACCTGCAAGGGGCTGTCCTGACTGTCGAGAAGTCGGCGGCTCTGATCAGCCGCGTCATGAAGGAGCGTTATGAGGACCGACCCGGACCCGACGAAGGCGCGGTGGCGTAA
- a CDS encoding DUF397 domain-containing protein, giving the protein MRTDPDPTKARWRKSSYSANTGGDCLEVADGCPNGSVPVRDSKVPDGPVVTVGPVAWQAFVDGLR; this is encoded by the coding sequence ATGAGGACCGACCCGGACCCGACGAAGGCGCGGTGGCGTAAGTCCAGCTACAGCGCCAACACTGGCGGGGACTGCCTCGAAGTGGCCGACGGCTGCCCCAACGGCTCCGTACCGGTCCGCGACAGCAAGGTCCCGGACGGTCCGGTCGTGACCGTCGGCCCCGTCGCCTGGCAGGCGTTCGTGGACGGGCTCCGATAG